In one window of Flavobacterium ginsengisoli DNA:
- a CDS encoding ribbon-helix-helix domain-containing protein, translating into MPRQSISLTAPNDEWLKNQVNTDEFSSKSEAINYLIKQARSREEYYEFVRAKIEKGEKSGFAKKQTREEMLAEFKKDLPRNV; encoded by the coding sequence ATGCCACGACAAAGTATATCATTAACAGCTCCTAATGACGAATGGTTAAAAAATCAGGTTAATACAGATGAATTTAGTAGTAAAAGTGAGGCTATTAACTATTTGATAAAGCAAGCACGTTCGAGAGAAGAATACTACGAGTTTGTAAGGGCAAAAATAGAAAAGGGAGAAAAAAGCGGTTTTGCAAAAAAACAAACCAGAGAAGAAATGTTAGCCGAATTTAAAAAAGATTTACCTCGTAATGTATAG
- a CDS encoding DUF6705 family protein, with protein MKNIFLLGLILFSIISCKAQTIVPVEKAIDYRRAGEGIPDNTYLKDVNNLLAKYTGTWKGSYGGKNYTFYITKTTSKFETVTRDRLLIRYLITSSNGTVLENTQNMPDTNPYVVKGSYFSKDLTAYALNFSGKKSQCGNAGTVFIHIDDSAKNILSFGFEPDKIMISEDSCPGFKVAELTFPKDGLKLTKQ; from the coding sequence ATGAAAAATATATTTTTACTAGGACTAATATTATTTTCTATAATATCCTGCAAAGCACAAACCATAGTGCCAGTTGAAAAAGCAATCGACTATAGAAGGGCTGGAGAAGGCATTCCAGATAATACTTACTTAAAAGATGTGAATAATTTGCTGGCAAAATATACAGGGACTTGGAAAGGTAGTTACGGTGGAAAAAATTACACTTTTTATATCACAAAAACAACTTCTAAATTTGAAACAGTGACTCGTGATCGATTATTAATCCGTTATTTAATCACATCTAGCAATGGCACTGTATTAGAAAATACTCAAAATATGCCCGATACTAATCCTTACGTAGTAAAAGGTTCTTATTTTAGTAAAGATTTAACGGCTTACGCTCTTAATTTTTCTGGAAAAAAGTCACAATGTGGAAATGCGGGTACAGTCTTTATTCATATAGATGATTCAGCAAAAAACATTTTATCATTTGGTTTTGAGCCAGATAAAATTATGATTTCAGAAGATTCTTGTCCAGGATTTAAAGTCGCAGAATTAACATTTCCTAAAGATGGTTTAAAGCTGACCAAACAATAG
- a CDS encoding DUF6705 family protein has product MRNYIYSALFFILLNNSCKAQNPILDIDTPKDNFIGVKGAYYKDTKNVLNGYDGTYLYTSGNTSLKIKSQKNIKTSMNNFYYEDLIVGEYQYIENGVEKVNTLSKLTSTSNNNSISGSLILTGTEFGCKDCKPDEKRLRLGITSSPNFGEMDVRKTTVNGKAAILVVFWWTGPIAVKAGDPMPKPAVIKAGTYTMIKQ; this is encoded by the coding sequence ATGAGAAATTATATTTATAGCGCACTATTTTTTATCCTGCTAAACAATAGTTGTAAAGCACAAAACCCTATCCTAGACATTGATACACCAAAAGATAATTTTATTGGTGTAAAAGGAGCATACTATAAAGACACAAAAAATGTGTTAAACGGATACGACGGTACGTATCTTTATACCAGTGGTAATACATCATTGAAGATAAAGTCGCAGAAAAATATCAAGACCTCCATGAACAATTTTTACTACGAAGATCTTATAGTGGGCGAATATCAATATATAGAAAATGGAGTTGAAAAAGTTAATACATTAAGTAAGCTAACTTCAACAAGCAATAATAACAGCATAAGTGGATCTCTAATTTTAACAGGAACAGAATTTGGCTGTAAGGATTGCAAACCAGATGAAAAAAGACTGCGTCTTGGTATTACATCTTCTCCTAATTTTGGAGAAATGGACGTTAGAAAAACAACAGTAAATGGCAAAGCCGCTATTTTGGTAGTTTTTTGGTGGACAGGTCCTATTGCTGTCAAAGCGGGAGACCCAATGCCGAAACCTGCAGTAATCAAGGCTGGCACATATACAATGATTAAGCAATAA
- a CDS encoding sulfatase-like hydrolase/transferase, with product MKPFISPKLLFILAVFLFSRNQSQKTDSVTEKTDSGELDRTILPIPEPPFGGKIGETYKDSKEEWPKLVTPPQGVPNVIIILLDDVGFGQVSTFGGPVPTPELDKLADKRFKI from the coding sequence ATGAAACCGTTTATTAGCCCAAAACTGCTCTTCATTTTAGCTGTATTTCTCTTCAGCCGCAATCAATCCCAGAAAACCGATTCTGTAACAGAAAAAACCGATTCGGGAGAACTAGATCGAACAATACTGCCAATTCCAGAACCTCCTTTTGGCGGAAAAATTGGAGAAACCTACAAAGACTCCAAAGAAGAATGGCCAAAATTGGTTACACCTCCGCAAGGAGTACCAAATGTGATTATCATTCTTTTAGACGATGTTGGATTTGGACAGGTAAGTACATTTGGAGGACCGGTTCCAACACCAGAATTAGATAAATTGGCAGACAAACGGTTTAAAATATAA
- a CDS encoding DUF6705 family protein yields the protein MKNIFLLGLILFSIISCKAQTIVPVEKAIDYRRAGGIPDNTYLKDVNNLLAKYTGTWKGSYGGKNYTLYISKTTSKFYQVTRDMLLIRYLITSSNGIVLDDTRSIPDNSPFITEGSYFSKDLTTYALDFAGKNAICGNAGTVFIRIKNTVNTSMSFGYEPDKIMISNDDCPGFKTAELTFPKDGLMLTKQ from the coding sequence ATGAAAAATATATTTTTACTAGGACTAATACTATTTTCTATAATATCCTGCAAAGCACAAACTATTGTACCAGTAGAAAAAGCAATTGACTATAGAAGAGCTGGAGGTATTCCAGACAATACTTATTTAAAAGATGTGAATAACCTGCTAGCAAAATACACGGGCACTTGGAAAGGATCGTATGGAGGGAAAAATTACACTTTATATATTAGTAAAACTACTTCCAAATTTTACCAAGTTACTCGTGACATGCTATTGATTCGGTATTTGATCACTTCTAGCAATGGCATTGTATTAGATGATACTAGAAGCATACCAGACAATAGTCCCTTTATTACTGAAGGCTCTTATTTCAGTAAAGATTTAACAACATACGCATTAGATTTTGCTGGTAAAAATGCAATATGTGGAAATGCGGGAACAGTGTTCATTCGTATAAAAAACACAGTTAATACATCAATGTCATTTGGTTATGAGCCTGATAAAATCATGATTTCAAACGATGATTGCCCTGGGTTTAAAACCGCAGAACTAACTTTTCCTAAAGACGGTTTGATGCTTACTAAGCAGTAG
- a CDS encoding response regulator — MPESQNSKKIICIADHDEDDRMLLHEALLTLNQPFEILEIGGKDQLADRLSRLSEILPDFIFLNTSMPGVEGFHYIEAIRKEVGSGMKIKIIIYSTDNERSSIEKAFEHGADFYAVKPSNYRDLKNLARNIIEMNWETFDEGKQNISYSLNQYFMNSL, encoded by the coding sequence ATGCCTGAGTCTCAAAATTCAAAAAAGATTATATGCATTGCTGACCATGACGAAGATGACCGAATGCTGCTACATGAAGCATTATTAACTTTAAATCAGCCATTTGAGATTTTAGAAATTGGCGGCAAGGATCAGCTTGCAGATCGATTGTCTAGATTGTCGGAGATTCTCCCTGATTTTATTTTTCTCAATACTAGTATGCCAGGTGTAGAGGGATTTCACTACATCGAAGCAATCAGGAAAGAAGTCGGATCGGGTATGAAAATAAAGATCATTATTTATTCAACCGACAATGAGAGGTCTAGCATTGAAAAAGCATTTGAACATGGAGCAGATTTTTATGCTGTCAAGCCAAGTAATTATAGAGATCTTAAAAATCTGGCAAGAAATATAATAGAAATGAACTGGGAGACTTTTGATGAAGGCAAGCAGAATATTTCATATTCTTTGAATCAATACTTTATGAATAGTTTATAA
- a CDS encoding type II toxin-antitoxin system RelE/ParE family toxin gives MYSYYLSSEAKEDLKRIYYYGVSKFGVNQADSYFNMFYDCFEKIEANPFLFPSAEHIKKGYRYCVCGVDTIYYQINGDKRVEIITIIGRQDF, from the coding sequence ATGTATAGCTATTATTTAAGTAGCGAAGCCAAAGAAGATTTAAAAAGAATTTATTATTATGGTGTTAGTAAGTTTGGCGTTAATCAAGCTGACAGCTATTTTAATATGTTTTATGATTGTTTTGAAAAAATAGAAGCAAATCCTTTTTTATTTCCATCTGCTGAACACATTAAAAAAGGATATCGTTATTGTGTTTGTGGTGTTGACACTATTTACTACCAAATTAACGGAGATAAACGGGTAGAGATTATTACCATTATCGGAAGGCAAGATTTTTAA
- a CDS encoding DUF6705 family protein, protein MKKIFLLGFVLLSVISCKAQNIVPVEKAIDYRRAGNGIPDNTYLKDLSNLFGKYIGTWKGSYGGKTYTLFITKYTYTYDKVTFDELRIRYLITSSNGTILENTQSLPDSSPYIITGSYFGKDLSVYALDFAGKNAICGNAGTVFIRIKNTAKTSMSFGYEPDKIMISNDDCPGFKTAELTFPKDGLMLTKQ, encoded by the coding sequence ATGAAAAAAATATTTCTATTAGGATTCGTACTACTTTCAGTAATATCCTGTAAAGCACAAAACATTGTACCAGTAGAAAAAGCAATTGATTATAGAAGAGCTGGAAATGGCATCCCTGACAATACCTACCTAAAAGATCTAAGTAATTTATTTGGCAAATACATAGGTACTTGGAAAGGAAGTTATGGTGGTAAAACTTATACTCTTTTCATAACTAAATACACTTATACTTATGATAAAGTAACTTTTGATGAATTAAGAATTCGATATTTAATTACATCATCAAATGGCACAATTTTAGAAAATACGCAGAGCCTACCAGATAGTAGTCCTTACATTATTACGGGTTCTTATTTTGGTAAAGATTTGTCTGTTTACGCATTGGATTTTGCTGGTAAAAATGCAATATGTGGAAATGCGGGAACAGTATTTATTCGTATAAAAAATACAGCAAAGACATCAATGTCATTTGGCTATGAGCCTGATAAAATCATGATTTCAAACGATGACTGTCCTGGGTTTAAAACCGCAGAACTAACTTTTCCTAAAGACGGTTTGATGCTTACTAAGCAGTAG
- a CDS encoding LamG-like jellyroll fold domain-containing protein: MKAIFDEEAKKYNVYPLDDRGTGRLISPKPTPSDPKRKHFTFYAGATRLAETASPNTKNKSHSITAEIELKSKSDSGIIVASGGSSAGFALYVQNGKLVYHYNYFDDARYVITSKESLPIGKSTVRFDFAYDGGGTGKGGTGKLYINDKLVGEGRIDKTVAARFGIDTFGIGEDTGSPVANSYKLPFRFTGIIDKVDIDLK; the protein is encoded by the coding sequence TTGAAAGCCATTTTTGATGAAGAAGCCAAAAAATATAACGTTTATCCGTTGGATGATAGAGGTACGGGAAGATTAATTTCGCCAAAACCAACGCCATCAGATCCTAAACGTAAACATTTTACTTTTTATGCAGGAGCGACTAGATTGGCAGAAACAGCTTCTCCAAACACTAAAAACAAATCGCACAGCATTACGGCAGAAATTGAGCTGAAATCAAAATCAGACAGTGGTATTATTGTGGCCTCTGGCGGAAGTTCGGCGGGATTTGCTTTGTATGTTCAAAACGGAAAATTGGTTTACCATTATAATTATTTTGATGATGCTCGTTACGTCATTACCTCGAAAGAATCACTTCCGATTGGAAAAAGCACCGTAAGATTTGATTTCGCTTATGATGGCGGCGGAACTGGAAAAGGTGGCACTGGAAAACTGTATATCAATGATAAATTAGTCGGCGAAGGTCGAATTGATAAAACTGTCGCAGCTCGCTTCGGAATCGATACTTTCGGAATTGGTGAAGATACAGGATCTCCAGTTGCAAATTCGTACAAGCTTCCATTCAGGTTTACCGGAATTATTGACAAAGTTGACATAGACTTGAAATAA
- a CDS encoding arylsulfatase, giving the protein MNWQTNGLKYNRFHTTAICGPSRAALLTGRNHHNAGSGFLAEWATGYPSYNCMIPKTTATSGRILKGNGYSTSWFGKNHNTPDWESSIAGPFDRWPTGLGFDYFYGFIGGETHQYYPVLFENTKAVEPDKTPEQGYHFMTDMTDRAINWLEYSKSVAPQKPVMMYFAPGAAHAPHHAPKEWRDKFKGQFDKGWDVVRQETYERQLKMGIIPPGTKLTPRPDWVTPWDKLSADQKKLFARLMENYAGYLSFADHETGRLLEAISKLPDADNTLIFYIVGDNGASSEGGMEGTVNEIKALSGISTPLADNLKHLDEIGGPNTEPHYPVGWAWAGNAPFQWVKQVASHFGGSRNPMVVSWPKVIKDKGGMRSQFVHLIDVLPTVLDASHLPAPKTVDGVEQKPMDGVSFLSTFTDKNAKPVRTRQYFEVFSNRAIYDNGWVAATQAYFSVETGLCTRKLGQRQMGTL; this is encoded by the coding sequence ATAAATTGGCAGACAAACGGTTTAAAATATAACCGTTTTCATACCACAGCAATCTGCGGACCTTCGCGTGCTGCTTTGTTGACCGGAAGAAATCACCACAATGCAGGTTCAGGATTCTTGGCCGAATGGGCAACAGGATATCCAAGTTACAATTGTATGATTCCGAAAACTACGGCAACATCTGGAAGAATTTTAAAAGGAAACGGATATAGTACAAGCTGGTTTGGCAAAAACCACAATACGCCAGATTGGGAAAGTAGTATTGCTGGGCCATTTGATCGTTGGCCAACAGGTTTAGGATTCGATTATTTTTACGGATTTATTGGCGGTGAAACACATCAATATTATCCAGTTCTTTTTGAAAATACTAAAGCGGTAGAACCAGATAAAACTCCAGAACAAGGTTATCATTTTATGACCGATATGACCGATAGAGCCATTAATTGGTTAGAATACAGTAAATCGGTTGCACCTCAGAAACCGGTTATGATGTATTTTGCTCCAGGAGCTGCACATGCGCCACATCATGCGCCAAAAGAATGGCGTGACAAATTTAAAGGTCAGTTTGATAAAGGCTGGGATGTTGTGAGACAGGAAACTTACGAACGTCAGCTGAAAATGGGAATTATTCCGCCTGGAACTAAACTTACTCCAAGACCAGACTGGGTTACACCTTGGGATAAACTTTCGGCAGATCAGAAAAAACTGTTTGCACGTTTGATGGAGAATTATGCAGGATATCTTTCGTTTGCAGATCATGAAACGGGACGACTTTTAGAAGCCATAAGCAAACTTCCAGATGCCGACAATACCTTAATATTTTATATTGTTGGAGATAACGGCGCAAGTTCTGAAGGAGGAATGGAGGGAACGGTTAATGAAATAAAAGCATTAAGCGGTATTTCAACTCCTTTGGCAGATAACTTAAAACATCTTGACGAAATTGGAGGGCCTAATACCGAGCCACATTATCCTGTAGGATGGGCTTGGGCAGGAAATGCTCCTTTTCAGTGGGTAAAACAAGTAGCTTCTCACTTTGGCGGAAGCCGAAATCCTATGGTGGTTAGCTGGCCAAAAGTGATAAAAGATAAAGGTGGTATGCGCAGTCAGTTTGTACATTTGATCGATGTACTTCCAACGGTTCTAGATGCTTCTCATTTGCCAGCACCAAAAACAGTAGACGGCGTAGAGCAAAAACCTATGGACGGGGTTTCTTTCCTATCAACTTTTACAGATAAAAATGCTAAACCCGTTAGAACCAGACAATATTTTGAAGTCTTTAGCAACCGCGCGATTTATGACAACGGTTGGGTAGCGGCAACGCAAGCATACTTTTCCGTGGAGACAGGATTATGCACCAGGAAACTGGGACAAAGACAAATGGGAACTTTATAA